In Camelina sativa cultivar DH55 chromosome 13, Cs, whole genome shotgun sequence, the genomic window GAGATGATGCAGATAGTGGAGATGAGATTTGGGATGATGAGAGGATTCCAGATCTTCTATCACAcagtgatgatgaagacgatTGTGATGAAAATGGTGATTGTCCTGAAGCTGAAGATCCTGAAGAACTCTTGAGATTGGGGAAAACATTCAATGGCCCAGAAGAATTCAAGATAGCTTTGTTGAGGTATTCTTTGAAAACGAGATacgacatcaagctttataggTCACAAAGTTTGAAGATTGGTGCGAAGTGTTCTGCCACTACTGTCAAATGTCCATGGAAGTGCTACTGTTCGTATGATAAGAAAAAGCATAAGATGCAAGTTAAAATATACGATGAAGAACATGCTTGTGTGAGATCAGGGTACTCGAAGATGTTGAAGCAAGGAACAATTGCTTGGTTGTATAGAGAAAGGTGGAGAAGGAATCCTAAAATTACCAAACAAGACTTGTTctgaatatgaaatattgtCTATTTCATTCACCACTTCCATAGCGATTACAACACAAACAAAcgattcttctcttttctttgaccaTACATCACATAAACCAACATAATGGTCATAACACATAGCCACACAAAGCACAATTTGAAACACACTTGACATTTGTGAAGTTCCATTTTGCTAATCATTTCTTCATCCTTCAAAGCTTGGATCATAGCCTTTAATTCATTTGCCTCAGATTTCACTTTGCTAATCTCATTTGCCATGATGCCTACTCTTGGCAGAgcatcttcaacttcttcaaaaACGGCATCCTCGACCCACTTAAACAAGTGATTCTAATGCACATACAAATAGCACATTATTAACTTGAATTGGGGAACAAAACGAAGAACAAGTTTACATACTTACATCTTTCTTGGTTGTCCACGAATTCACATCTCTTTTGCTGACACAATGGAAGAAAGGTCGTCCCGGATTCTCTTGCGTCTTAGAAGTGAAGATAGTAACACCTAGACCACATACACACTTCGACGTCACACCACGTTCACCGACGACACCGGATGTGACAGAGCTGGAACTCATTGGACTAGAGAACTTGATTCGATTAAGATGTCAATTTGGGGGTTTAGGAACCctagaaatcgatttgggggttTTAAGTTTCTTCACTAGAagaaacgtcgtcgttttggGATAAACGGAGACCGTTAACGGATAGTTAACTCCATTTTCGGATTTTTAACGGTGATTAACACCATGTCTAAATTGGCCAGGTCAAcacaaatttgatatttaatgaAAGGGTCAACCCAAACTTAGGGATTAAAATGACATCTTGAAAGTTCAGGTTTTTTTcatcccaaatttgaaagttcgaCATTTTTTCCACATTTTTCCCTATTTAATACAAAACTAACGACGTCGTTTGATAACTTACCACTGAATGACGTGGAGAAACACGCCGTTAGATTGTGAAGTTGACGGTCCCGATcgttctaaatttttatttttgcatataattttatcttttgatttaataaaCGAGGAGAAACACAAAGCTCAGTTAGGTACAGTGCAATAATGCAAGGATTAATTCTCATTTCCCACAAGGCACTATACTAAAAATCACAGGAGGAGATTTTCTAAACACAACACTAAAACACGGAACCAGAGTTTACATATATCTGCAACTTTCTGGTCTGGGGATAGTTCGGGTTGATCTAGaaccacaaaaatattttactagaCTTCTTCGTTTGCGTTCTTCAAGATGTTAAACTTGCAGAGCGGACAACGTGAGTTAATATGAAGCCATTTATCGATGCAAGTGCAATGAAAGTGATGGTTACATGGGAGTTCTCTTAGCTCGACTCCATCTTCATATTCACATAGACAAATGCAGCATTCCTTCAGAATCATAAAAAGCCATGTGTTATTATCAGTCTACACACTTTAAAAATGTACTATTGCATAAGAGTGTGGAAATGGGAGTGTACCGCGTCTTCTGGAGAAAGCGAGCGTTCAATAGGTGAATCCATTCCACATTCTGTCATTATTCCTGAGAGCTTTTCATCGCTGCTACTCTTTCTAAATCTGAATTTCGGCATTTGCTCTATGTCTTTCTTCGATGCTCCCTCCTGTTTTGCACAAATTTGCATCACACGATTTTAAATGCAGATCAGGAGCTGAAGTCGGATTTACTAATTCTATGTAGATGAAAGAACATGTTCTAAACTTTAACAATTTGCTACGGGAATTCCAAGTAGTCTAGTAGAAGAGAGCTTACCTGGTCCGCAACAGCATAAAGAATTGCAATTATACATGGAAGACAGCAGCAAACAGCAAGTCCAATAACACAAGCCAGCGCAACACAGAACACAACAAAGAACACATCGAACCCGAGAAAAATGATACAAAGCCTGCAAGTAAACCACCAAAAGTACAAGCTGTTTAAATAACTCCCACAAAGATACAACTTCAATAGAGACTCTAAAATGTAAGAAGCATACCAATAGAGCTGAGGAGAGTCACCAGATAGTGTTTGACCTCCTGCTGAAACCCAGTAGAATCCAATTATCCACCAGAAGAATGAGAACATTGTGTTGGCTGATTCTAGATGCTTTGCAGGATTACTGAGACCATCAACGTTGTAGATCACCAAGAACCATACAGAACCAAACGAAAATTTCAGAGATATGAAACTCAGACAAATTATAAAGAATCATCAAAATAGCCTAAACGAAGACTCTGCAAACAAGATCAATTGCAACCATGTATGTTCTTGTCCAGTATGAAAAAGGTCACACGAAAAAGTTACATGGATTCACATATACAATACAGCATCAACTAACATtaacctataaaaaaaacttagattccacaatttaaaatgtatatatacagagaACAAATCTCATCTTTAGCTTCTCCCAATTCGAAATTATAAACACTGATTCCAGATCAAGCAAAGCACAAATCTAATCCAAAactgttaaacaaaaaaaatcaatacctaGTAGTACTTCCTCTATCCTCCAATTGAGCCAACGAAACATACTGCTGCGACGGATTCGTAAACCCAAGACCATCATCttccgaagaagaagacgaagaagatcgGTGACGCAAACCTCTCCCACGCCGCCGTCTCCTCCGCCTATACTCAACACAAACACAAGCCATATGTAAACCACACTGAAACCCATAACCAACAACCCAAACTCTCAACGGCACATTAGGCCTCTCGTCACGGCTAAGAATCAGAACAGCGACACCGATCGCAACAAAAGCTAGATTCCACAAAATGTCGAGAAACACCACAGGCTTAGAATACGCCCAATCGCTTTGCCTCTCTTCCAATTGCTCAGCCGCGGTTTCTCTAACGAGCATCGACGGCTCACGCATCATCCTCCGGCTACCAGCGTGACGTAGGAACCTCGCTGCTTCTCTTAGACCTTGTCGTCTAGCGGATCGGTGAATCGGATTGGGTTCTTCATCTACGCTTATGGTTCTTGATACGGTGGTAGGAGGAAGAAACGGTGTCGTGTCGATGATTCCGTCTGAATTTGATCTGCCGACGCGAGTAGATGATGAATCCGATTCTGTGGtgttcgtcgtcgtcgttgacATTGTGAAGCTTTCTCGTTTTCTCAATTTCGATCAGTTAATGCCATACGAAGGAGATAATTTGGACGTACAGGTTTTTCCAGAAAGGTAATAAGAGAGATGAAACGATAacgtgagaaaaaaaaattgggagatGTTTCGGTTCACTCAAACCGGTTCACTCGGGTTTGATGTTTTGGTTATTGATGGTTTAATGTCGGATAATTTAAATTTTCCGGTTCGATTTTGGTTCGGGTCAGTTTTGATATCTATAATTGTATCTCAAACGCAGTATCAACTATGGCGGAGAAAGCTCAGAAAAGTCTCATTCTATTAGCGAACCTAATCAAGGTTCCTCCATTAAGATCTTACTCTCTGTTAAACTCTCCGAGTTTTCATGGATTTCAACACACTCACGAATCAATCTCAATCCTTGTTCGCCTCCTTCTCTCTGGGAACTTATTCTCACACGCTCaatcacttcttcttcaagtcatCTCCGGAAAAATCCACTCCCAGTTCTTCACTTCGTCCTCTCTGTTACACTATTTGAATGAATCAGAAACGTCTAAAACCAAGTTTCGGCTCTACGAAGTAATCATCAACACATATGTTCAATCTCAATCGCTAGATTCATCGATCTCTTACTTCAACGAGATGGTCGATAAGGGTTTTGTTCCTAGATCGAATTGCTTCAACAATCTCTTAACTTTTGTTGTtgggtcgtcttcttcttttaatcaatGGTGGTGTTTCTTCAACGAGAGCAAAAGCAAAGTTGATTTGGATGTGTATAGTTTTGGGATTGTGATCAAAGGTTGTTGTGAAGCTGGTGAGATTGagaaaagttttgatcttttggtTGAATTGAGAGAGTTTGGGTTTTCTCCAAACGTTGTTATCTACACTACTTTGATTGATGGGTGTTGCAAGAAAGGTGAGATTGACAAGgcgaaagatttgttttttgaaatggGGGAACTTGGATTAGTGCCTAATGAGCGTACTTACACGGTTTTGATTCATGGGTTATTCAAAAACGGGGTTAAGAAAcaagggtttgagatgtatgAGAAGATGCAGGGAGATGGAGTTTTACCTAATCTTTATACTTATAACTGTGTGATGAATCAGCTTTGTAAAGACGGAAGAACGAAAGATGCGTTtaaagtgttcgacgaaattcGTGAGAGAGGGGTTTCGTGTAACATTGTTACTTATAATACTTTGATTGGTGGGTTGTGTAGAGAGATGAAGGCTAGTGAGGCAGATAAGGTTATGGATCAAATGAAGAGTGATGGAATCAACCCGAATCTGATTACTTATAACACTTTGATTGATGGGTTTTGTGGTGTGGGGAAATTGGGGAAGGCGTTGAGTTTATGCAGAGATTTGAAGTCAAGGGGTTTGTCTCTGTCTCTGGTCACGTATAACATTCTAGTTTCCGGGTTCTGTAAGAAAGGAGATACTTCAGGAGCAGCTAAGATTGTtaaggagatggaagaaagagGGATTAAGCCGTCGAAAGTAACATACACAATTCTTATCGACACATTTGCTCGTTCAGACAACATGGAGAAAGCTATTCAGCTTCGATCATCAATGGAGGAACTAGGATTAGTTCCGGATGTTCATACCTATAGCGTATTGATTCATGGGTTTTGCATTAAAGGTCAAATGAATGAAGCATCGAGGCTTTTTAAGTCGATGGTTGAGAAGAAGTTAGAACCNNNNNNNNNNNNNNNNNNNNNNNNNNNNNNNNNNNNNNNNNNNNNNNNNNNNNNNNNNNNNNNNNNNNNNNNNNNNNNNNNNNNNNNNNNNNNNNNNNNNNNNNNNNNNNNNNNNNNNNNNNNNNNNNNNNNNNNNNNNNNNNNNNNNNNNNNNNNNNNNNNNNNNNNNNNNNNNNNNNNNNNNNNNNNNNNNNNNNNNNNNNNNNNNNNNNNNNNNNNNNNNNNNNNNNNNNNNNNNNNNNNNNNNNNNNNNNNNNNNNNNNNNNNNNNNNNNNNNNNNNNNNNNNNNNNNNNNNNNNNNNNNNNNNNNNNNNNNNNNNNNNNNNNNNNNNNNNNNNNNNNNNNNNNNNNNNNNNNNNNNNNNNNNNNNNNNNNNNNNNNNNNNNNNNNNNNNNNNNNNNNNNNNNNNNNNNNNNNNNNNNNNNNNNNNNNNNNNNNNNNNNNNNNNNNNNNNNNNNNNNNNNNNNNNNNNNNNNNNNNNNNNNNNNNNNNNNNNNNNNNNNNNNNNNNNNNNNNNNNNNNNNNNNNNNNNNNNNNNNNNNNNNNNNNNNNNNNNNNNNNNNNNNNNNNNNNNNNNNNNNNNNNNNNNNNNNNNNNNNNNNNNNNNNNNNNNNNNNNNNNNNNNNNNNNNNNNNNNNNNNNNNNNNNNNNNNNNNNNNNNNNNNNNNNNNNNNNNNNNNNNNNNNNNNNNNNNNNNNNNNNNNNNNNNNNNNNNNNNNNNNNNNNNNNNNNNNNNNNNNNNNNNNNNNNNNNNNNNNNNNNNNNNNNNNNNNNNNNNNNNNNNNNNNNNNNNNNNNNNNNNNNNNNNNNNNNNNNNNNNNNNNNNNNNNNNNNNNNNNNNNNNNNNNNNNNNNNNNNNNNNNNNNNNNNNNNNNNNNNNNNNNNNNNNNNNNNNNNNNNNNNNNNNNNNNNNNNNNNNNNNNNNNNNNNNNNNNNNNNNNNNNNNNNNNNNNNNNNNNNNNNNNNNNNNNNNNNNNNNNNNNNNNNNNNNNNNNNNNNNNNNNNNNNNNNNNNNNNNNNNNNNNNNNNNNNNNNNNNNNNNNNNNNNNNNNNNNNNNNNNNNNNNNNNNNNNNNNNNNNNNNNNNNNNNNNNNNNNNNNNNNNNNNNNNNNNNNNNNNNNNNNNNNNNNNNNNNNNNNNNNNNNNNNNNNNNNNNNNNNNNNNNNNNNNNNNNNNNNNNNNNNNNNNNNNNNNNNNNNNNNNNNNNNNNNNNNNNNNNNNNNNNNNNNNNNNNNNNNNNNNNNNNNNNNNNNNNNNNNNNNNNNNNNNNNNNNNNNNNNNNNNNNNNNNNNNNNNNNNNNNNNNNNNNNNNNNNNNNNNNNNNNNNNNNNNNNNNNNNNNNNNNNNNNNNNNNNNNNNNNNNNNNNNNNNNNNNNNNNNNNNNNNNNNNNNNNNNNNNNNNNNNNNNNNNNNNNNNNNNNNNNNNNNNNNNNNNNNNNNNNNNNNNNNNNNNNNNNNNNNNNNNNNNNNNNNNNNNNNNNNNNNNNNNNNNNNNNNNNNNNNNNNNNNNNNNNNNNNNNNNNNNNNNNNNNNNNNNNNNNNNNNNNNNNNNNNNNNNNNNNNNNNNNNNNNNNNNNNNNNNNNNNNNNNNNNNNNNNNNNNNNNNNNNNNNNNNNNNNNNNNNNNNNNNNNNNNNNNNNNNNNNNNNNNNNNNNNNNNNNNNNNNNNNNNNNNNNNNNNNNNNNNNNNNNNNNNNNNNNNNNNNNNNNNNNNNNNNNNNNNNNNNNNNNNNNNNNNNNNNNNNNNNNNNNNNNNNNNNNNNNNNNNNNNNNNNNNNNNNNNNNNNNNNNNNNNNNNNNNNNNNNNNNNNNNNNNNNNNNNNNNNNNNNNNNNNNNNNNNNNNNNNNNNNNNNNNNNNNNNNNNNNNNNNNNNNNNNNNNNNNNNNNNNNNNNNNNNNNNNNNNNNNNNNNNNNNNNNNNNNNNNNNNNNNNNNNNNNNNNNNNNNNNNNNNNNNNNNNNNNNNNNNNNNNNNNNNNNNNNNNNNNNNNNNNNNNNNNNNNNNNNNNNNNNNNNNNNNNNNNNNNNNNNNNNNNNNNNNNNNNNNNNNNNNNNNNNNNNNNNNNNNNNNNNNNNNNNNNNNNNNNNNNNNNNNNNNNNNNNNNNNNNNNNNNNNNNNNNNNNNNNNNNNNNNNNNNNNNNNNNNNNNNNNNNNNNNNNNNNNNNNNNNNNNNNNNNNNNNNNNNNNNNNNNNNNNNNNNNNNNNNNNNNNNNNNNNNNNNNNNNNNNNNNNNNNNNNNNNNNNNNNNNNNNNNNNNNNNNNNNNNNNNNNNNNNNNNNNNNNNNNNNNNNNNNNNNNNNNNNNNNNNNNNNNNNNNNNNNNNNNNNNNNNNNNNNNNNNNNNNNNNNNNNNNNNNNNNNNNNNNNNNNNNNNNNNNNNNNNNNNNNNNNNNNNNNNNNNNNNNNNNNNNNNNNNNNNNNNNNNNNNNNNNNNNNNNNNNNNNNNNNNNNNNNNNNNNNNNNNNNNNNNNNNNNNNNNNNNNNNNNNNNNNNNNNNNNNNNNNNNNNNNNNNNNNNNNNNNNNNNNNNNNNNNNNNNNNNNNNNNNNNNNNNNNNNNNNNNNNNNNNNNNNNNNNNNNNNNNNNNNNNNNNNNNNNNNNNNNNNNNNNNNNNNNNNNNNNNNNNNNNNNNNNNNNNNNNNNNNNNNNNNNNNNNNNNNNNNNNNNNNNNNNNNNNNNNNNNNNNNNNNNNNNNNNNNNNNNNNNNNNNNNNNNNNNNNNNNNNNNNNNNNNNNNNNNNNNNNNNNNNNNNNNNNNNNNNNNNNNNNNNNNNNNNNNNNNNNNNNNNNNNNNNNNNNNNNNNNNNNNNNNNNNNNNNNNNNNNNNNNNNNNNNNNNNNNNNNNNNNNNNNNNNNNNNNNNNNNNNNNNNNNNNNNNNNNNNNNNNNNNNNNNNNNNNNNNNNNNNNNNNNNNNNNNNNNNNNNNNNNNNNNNNNNNNNNNNNNNNNNNNNNNNNNNNNNNNNNNNNNNNNNNNNNNNNNNNNNNNNNNNNNNNNNNNNNNNNNNNNNNNNNNNNNNNNNNNNNNNNNNNNNNNNNNNNNNNNNNNNNNNNNNNNNNNNNNNNNNNNNNNNNNNNNNNNNNNNNNNNNNNNNNNNNNNNNNNNNNNNNNNNNNNNNNNNNNNNNNNNNNNNNNNNNNNNNNNNNNNNNNNNNNNNNNNNNNNNNNNNNNNNNNNNNNNNNNNNNNNNNNNNNNNNNNNNNNNNNNNNNNNNNNNNNNNNNNNNNNNNNNNNNNNNNNNNNNNNNNNNNNNNNNNNNNNNNNNNNNNNNNNNNNNNNNNNNNNNNNNNNNNNNNNNNNNNNNNNNNNNNNNNNNNNNNNNNNNNNNNNNNNNNNNNNNNNNNNNNNNNNNNNNNNNNNNNNNNNNNNNNNNNNNNNNNNNNNNNNNNNNNNNNNNNNNNNNNNNNNNNNNNNNNNNNNNNNNNNNNNNNNNNNNNNNNNNNNNNNNNNNNNNNNNNNNNNNNNNNNNNNNNNNNNNNNNNNNNNNNNNNNNNNNNNNNNNNNNNNNNNNNNNNNNNNNNNNNNNNNNNNNNNNNNNNNNNNNNNNNNNNNNNNNNNNNNNNNNNNNNNNNNNNNNNNNNNNNNNNNNNNNNNNNNNNNNNNNNNNNNNNNNNNNNNNNNNNNNNNNNNNNNNNNNNNNNNNNNNNNNNNNNNNNNNNNNNNNNNNNNNNNNNNNNNNNNNNNNNNNNNNNNNNNNNNNNNNNNNNNNNNNNNNNNNNNNNNNNNNNNNNNNNNNNNNNNNNNNNNNNNNNNNNNNNNNNNNNNNNNNNNNNNNNNNNNNNNNNNNNNNNNNNNNNNNNNNNNNNNNNNNNNNNNNNNNNNNNNNNNNNNNNNNNNNNNNNNNNNNNNNNNNNNNNNNNNNNNNNNNNNNNNNNNNNNNNNNNNNNNNNNNNNNNNNNNNNNNNNNNNNNNNNNNNNNNNNNNNNNNNNNNNNNNNNNNNNNNNNNNNNNNNNNNNNNNNNNNNNNNNNNNNNNNNNNNNNNNNNNNNNNNNNNNNNNNNNNNNNNNNNNNNNNNNNNNNNNNNNNNNNNNNNNNNNNNNNNNNNNNNNNNNNNNNNNNNNNNNNNNNNNNNNNNNNNNNNNNNNNNNNNNNNNNNNNNNNNNNNNNNNNNNNNNNNNNNNNNNNNNNNNNNNNNNNNNNNNNNNNNNNNNNNNNNNNNNNNNNNNNNNNNNNNNNNNNNNNNNNNNNNNNNNNNNNNNNNNNNNNNNNNNNNNNNNNNNNNNNNNNNNNNNNNNNNNNNNNNNNNNNNNNNNNNNNNNNNNNNNNNNNNNNNNNNNNNNNNNNNNNNNNNNNNNNNNNNNNNNNNNNNNNNNNNNNNNNNNNNNNNNNNNNNNNNNNNNNNNNNNNNNNNNNNNNNNNNNNNNNNNNNNNNNNNNNNNNNNNNNNNNNNNNNNNNNNNNNNNNNNNNNNNNNNNNNNNNNNNNNNNNNNNNNNNNNNNNNNNNNNNNNNNNNNNNNNNNNNNNNNNNNNNNNNNNNNNNNNNNNNNNNNNNNNNNNNNNNNNNNNNNNNNNNNNNNNNNNNNNNNNNNNNNNNNNNNNNNNNNNNNNNNNNNNNNNNNNNNNNNNNNNNNNNNNNNNNNNNNNNNNNNNNNNNNNNNNNNNNNNNNNNNNNNNNNNNNNNNNNNNNNNNNNNNNNNNNNNNNNNNNNNNNNNNNNNNNNNNNNNNNNNNNNNNNNNNNNNNNNNNNNNNNNNNNNNNNNNNNNNNNNNNNNNNNNNNNNNNNNNNNNNNNNNNNNNNNNNNNNNNNNNNNNNNNNNNNNNNNNNNNNNNNNNNNNNNNNNNNNNNNNNNNNNNNNNNNNNNNNNNNNNNNNNNNNNNNNNNNNNNNNNNNNNNNNNNNNNNNNNNNNNNNNNNNNNNNNNNNNNNNNNNNNNNNNNNNNNNNNNNNNNNNNNNNNNNNNNNNNNNNNNNNNNNNNNNNNNNNNNNNNNNNNNNNNNNNNNNNNNNNNNNNNNNNNNNNNNNNNNNNNNNNNNNNNNNNNNNNNNNNNNNNNNNNNNNNNNNNNNNNNNNNNNNNNNNNNNNNNNNNNNNNNNNNNNNNNNNNNNNNNNNNNNNNNNNNNNNNNNNNNNNNNNNNNNNNNNNNNNNNNNNNNNNNNNNNNNNNNNNNNNNNNNNNNNNNNNNNNNNNNNNNNNNNNNNNNNNNNNNNNNNNNNNNNNNNNNNNNNNNNNNNNNNNNNNNNNNNNNNNNNNNNNNNNNNNNNNNNNNNNNNNNNNNNNNNNNNNNNNNNNNNNNNNNNNNNNNNNNNNNNNNNNNNNNNNNNNNNNNNNNNNNNNNNNNNNNNNNNNNNNNNNNNNNNNNNNNNNNNNNNNNNNNNNNNNNNNNNNNNNNNNNNNNNNNNNNNNNNNNNNNNNNNNNNNNNNNNNNNNNNNNNNNNNNNNNNNNNNNNNNNNNNNNNNNNNNNNNNNNNNNNNNNNNNNNNNNNNNNNNNNNNNNNNNNNNNNNNNNNNNNNNNNNNNNNNNNNNNNNNNNNNNNNNNNNNNNNNNNNNNNNNNNNNNNNNNNNNNNNNNNNNNNNNNNNNNNNNNNNNNNNNNNNNNNNNNNNNNNNNNNNNNNNNNNNNNNNNNNNNNNNNNNNNNNNNNNNNNNNNNNNNNNNNNNNNNNNNNNNNNNNNNNNNNNNNNNNNNNNNNNNNNNNNNNNNNNNNNNNNNNNNNNNNNNNNNNNNNNNNNNNNNNNNNNNNNNNNNNNNNNNNNNNNNNNNNNNNNNNNNNNNNNNNNNNNNNNNNNNNNNNNNNNNNNNNNNNNNNNNNNNNNNNNNNNNNNNNNNNNNNNNNNNNNNNNNNNNNNNNNNNNNNNNNNNNNNNNNNNNNNNNNNNNNNNNNNNNNNNNNNNNNNNNNNNNNNNNNNNNNNNNNNNNNNNNNNNNNNNNNNNNNNNNNNNNNNNNNNNNNNNNNNNNNNNNNNNNNNNNNNNNNNNNNNNNNNNNNNNNNNNNNNNNNNNNNNNNNNNNNNNNNNNNNNNNNNNNNNNNNNNNNNNNNNNNNNNNNNNNNNNNNNNNNNNNNNNNNNNNNNNNNNNNNNNNNNNNNNNNNNNNNNNNNNNNNNNNNNNNNNNNNNNNNNNNNNNNNNNNNNNNNNNNNNNNNNNNNNNNNNNNNNNNNNNNNNNNNNNNNNNNNNNNNNNNNNNNNNNNNNNNNNNNNNNNNNNNNNNNNNNNNNNNNNNNNNNNNNNNNNNNNNNNNNNNNNNNNNNNNNNNNNNNNNNNNNNNNNNNNNNNNNNNNNNNNNNNNNNNNNNNNNNNNNNNNNNNNNNNNNNNNNNNNNNNNNNNNNNNNNNNNNNNNNNNNNNNNNNNNNNNNNNNNNNNNNNNNNNNNNNNNNNNNNNNNNNNNNNNNNNNNNNNNNNNNNNNNNNNNNNNNNNNNNNNNNNNNNNNNNNNNNNNNNNNNNNNNNNNNNNNNNNNNNNNNNNNNNNNNNNNNNNNNNNNNNNNNNNNNNNNNNNNNNNNNNNNNNNNNNNNNNNNNNNNNNNNNNNNNNNNNNNNNNNNNNNNNNNNNNNNNNNNNNNNNNNNNNNNNNNNNNNNNNNNNNNNNNNNNNNNNNNNNNNNNNNNNNNNNNNNNNNNNNNNNNNNNNNNNNNNNNNNNNNNNNNNNNNNNNNNNNNNNNNNNNNNNNNNNNNNNNNNNNNNNNNNNNNNNNNNNNNNNNNNNNNNNNNNNNNNNNNNNNNNNNNNNNNNNNNNNNNNNNNNNNNNNNNNNNNNNNNNNNNNNNNNNNNNNNNNNNNNNNNNNNNNNNNNNNNNNNNNNNNNNNNNNNNNNNNNNNNNNNNNNNNNNNNNNNNNNNTTCATCGATCTCTTACTTCAACGAGATGGTCGATAAGGGTTTTGTTCCTAGATCGAATTGCTTCAACAATCTCTTAACTTTTGTTGTtgggtcgtcttcttcttttaatcaatGGTGGTGTTTCTTCAACGAGAGCAAAAGCAAAGTTGATTTGGATGTGTATAGTTTTGGGATTGTGATCAAAGGTTGTTGTGAAGCTGGTGAGATTGagaaaagttttgatcttttggtTGAATTGAGAGAGTTTGGGTTTTCTCCAAACGTTGTTATCTACACTACTTTGATTGATGGGTGTTGCAAGAAAGGTGAGATTGACAAGgcgaaagatttgttttttgaaatggGGGAACTTGGATTAGTGCCTAATGAGCGTACTTACACGGTTTTGATTCATGGGTTATTCAAAAACGGGGTTAAGAAAcaagggtttgagatgtatgAGAAGATGCAGGGAGATGGAGTTTTACCTAATCTTTATACTTATAACTGTGTGATGAATCAGCTTTGTAAAGACGGAAGAACGAAAGATGCGTTtaaagtgttcgacgaaattcGTGAGAGAGGGGTTTCGTGTAACATTGTTACTTATAATACTTTGATTGGTGGGTTGTGTAGAGAGATGAAGGCTAGTGAGGCAGATAAGGTTATGGATCAAATGAAGAG contains:
- the LOC104738386 gene encoding uncharacterized protein At1g43920, Chloroplastic-like — protein: MSSSSVTSGVVGERGVTSKCVCGLGVTIFTSKTQENPGRPFFHCVSKRDVNSWTTKKDNHLFKWVEDAVFEEVEDALPRVGIMANEISKVKSEANELKAMIQALKDEEMISKMELHKCQVCFKLCFVWLCVMTIMLVYVMYGQRKEKNRLFVL
- the LOC104737168 gene encoding E3 ubiquitin-protein ligase At4g11680-like, which produces MSTTTTNTTESDSSSTRVGRSNSDGIIDTTPFLPPTTVSRTISVDEEPNPIHRSARRQGLREAARFLRHAGSRRMMREPSMLVRETAAEQLEERQSDWAYSKPVVFLDILWNLAFVAIGVAVLILSRDERPNVPLRVWVVGYGFQCGLHMACVCVEYRRRRRRRGRGLRHRSSSSSSSEDDGLGFTNPSQQYVSLAQLEDRGSTTSNPAKHLESANTMFSFFWWIIGFYWVSAGGQTLSGDSPQLYWLCIIFLGFDVFFVVFCVALACVIGLAVCCCLPCIIAILYAVADQEGASKKDIEQMPKFRFRKSSSDEKLSGIMTECGMDSPIERSLSPEDAECCICLCEYEDGVELRELPCNHHFHCTCIDKWLHINSRCPLCKFNILKNANEEV
- the LOC109128383 gene encoding pentatricopeptide repeat-containing protein At4g11690-like: MAEKAQKSLILLANLIKVPPLRSYSLLNSPSFHGFQHTHESISILVRLLLSGNLFSHAQSLLLQVISGKIHSQFFTSSSLLHYLNESETSKTKFRLYEVIINTYVQSQSLDSSISYFNEMVDKGFVPRSNCFNNLLTFVVGSSSSFNQWWCFFNESKSKVDLDVYSFGIVIKGCCEAGEIEKSFDLLVELREFGFSPNVVIYTTLIDGCCKKGEIDKAKDLFFEMGELGLVPNERTYTVLIHGLFKNGVKKQGFEMYEKMQGDGVLPNLYTYNCVMNQLCKDGRTKDAFKVFDEIRERGVSCNIVTYNTLIGGLCREMKASEADKVMDQMKSDGINPNLITYNTLIDGFCGVGKLGKALSLCRDLKSRGLSLSLVTYNILVSGFCKKGDTSGAAKIVKEMEERGIKPSKVTYTILIDTFARSDNMEKAIQLRSSMEELGLVPDVHTYSVLIHGFCIKGQMNEASRLFKSMVEKKLE